Part of the Flavobacterium okayamense genome, TAGAAATAGCATAACTTACTTGATTGGTTTTACTCGAACCGTATGAAGAACCTCTATAGTTATCATACACGCGCATATCGCCAACAGGATGAATTAAGTATTTTGTCCCTTCCATTAATATTGGTAAATCAGCAATCTTAATAGAAGAGGTATCTACTTTTTGAACTTCAACTGTTGCTGAAGATTCTTTAGATTCTTCATATTTAACTTTCGGTGTTTCTTTTTCTTTTTTACAGCTTAAAAATGAAATCGAGACAATCAATATTAAAAGACTAGAAAGTGTACGCATAATTATACGATTAGTTAACCAAAGATACTAAATTTATTACAAGATTATAATCTTGCAACCAACTTCACATTAAACACTCGAGTGGTCATATAATTTGGAATACCATATTGTGATTTTGTATATACATCGCGTACCCAAGTATTTGTAATTGCATTTTGATTGTTAAACAAGTTGAAAATTTCTAAACCTAGCGACAATTCACTAAATGATCTTAACCAATTTTTACTCGATTTGATACTTTCATCTTTAAATACATATAAAAATCCAGCATCGGCACGGCGATAATCTTTTAATCGAAACTGGTAATCATACGGATCAGCATAGGAAGGCGAACCACCAGGTAAACCTGTATTATAAACCAAATTTAAATACACTTTTACGTTTGGTAAATTTGGCATATAATCTTGAAATAATAAACCAAATTTCAAACGTTGGTCAGTTGGTCTAGCAATATTTCCTTTATTGTTGTAGTTTTCTTCTGTTTTCAAATAGCCAAAACTAAACCAAGATTCTGTTCCTGGCACAAATTCACCATTTAAACGAGCATCAAAACCATACGCGTAAGCTTCTGCATTATTGTCAGCCTTATAACGAATTCTAACATTGTCAATCGTGTAAACATTAACATCAGTCATCATTTTATAATAGGCTTCACTTACTAGTTTAAACGGACGACTCCACATTTTAAAACTGTAGTCATTACTTACCACAAAATGATATGATTTTTGCGCTTTTACATTTGGATGAACAGTTGCCGAAGAATCTCTTAACTCTCTATAAAAAGGTGGTTGTTGATAAACTCCTCCAGATACTCTAAAAAGCATATCTTTTTCCCAATCGGGTTTTATTGCAAATTGCACGCGTGGTGAAAATGCGAATTGCGCTTTTCCGTTTTCAATTTGAGTTTGTACTTGCCAGGAATGCGCTCTAACACCTGCATTTAACCAGTATTGACTAGACCCTATTTCACCTCTATAGTTCCATTGTGCATAACCTTGGAATCGATTTACTTTTGTAAAGTTAGTTCCTCTACTACTAAAAAATGGTGCTAATGGACCAATGTATGGATTATAAGGTTGATCATTTACGTAATCAAGTAAAGGATTTGGCAATGAGAATCCTGCAGAATCAATAACTTCCCACTCTACTACTCTATCTCGTATGTCTTCATGTTGGTATTTTAAACCCCATTCTACCTGAGTATTTTTATTCAATTCATGAAAACCTTTAACTTCAGCGTTAAAAATTAAAGCATCTAAATCGTTACGTGCATGCGTTAATTGTCCGCCAACACCTCTTGTATAGACAACATCTCCAAAAGTATCTGAACCAATGTTGGCATCAACTTCACCTAAACGATATTGAGCCAAAATATCATAATATTCTTGTTCTTTTGTATGATAAACCGAAGAAATAAACTTCAATTTATTCTTTTCGTTATATTGATAAACCGATTTAATTGCTCCAAACATTGTTAAATACTCATCTTTCTCTTGTCCATCATAAACAACTAATAAAGCAATAGGTTCATTTACCGTTCCAAAATTTGTTTGTCGAGATAAAGGCTGATAATGGTATTTATTTTGAGAAATATTTCCTAAGAAACTCCATTGCCATTTTGTTGAGGCATTGTAATTCAATAACGTTTGCACATCCATAAAACGCGGACGAAAATTCGATTCTGTTTCTTGACTATTTACCAATAAACTATTGTCGCGGTAACGAAATCCTGTAATATTACTCCATTTCGTATTTTTTGAAACACCTTCAACAGTTAAACTTCCACCTAATAAACTTGCATCTAAACCAGCTCTGAAACGTTTTGGATTACGATATGTAATATCTAAAACCGAAGACATTTTATCTCCATATTTCGATTGAAATCCTCCAGCGGAAAAATCTACATTTTGAACCATTTCAGTATTCGTAAAACTTAAACCTTCTTGTTGCCCTGAACGAATTAAAAACGGACGGTAGACTTCAATTTCATTTACATAAACTAAGTTCTCGTCATAGTTTCCACCACGCACAGCGTAGGAAGTACTTAATTCATTATTAGAATAAACACCAGGTAAAGTTTTAATAATATTTTCAATTCCGGGGTTTGCACCAGGAATTTTTCTAATAATAACTGGATCGATAGATGTTACTCCTTCGATTCTTTTCTTGCTATTTCCAGTAACAATTACTTCTCCAATTTGTTCAATTTTTGAACTCATTACTGGATTAAACTCAAAATCTTCATTTGGTTTTAAATTTACTTTTATAACTGTTTTTTTGAAAGAAACGTGTGTATACGAGATAGTAATTTCTTCATTTGCTGGAACTTCAATCATATAAAAACCAGTTGCATCGGTTACTGTTCCTGTTTGATTGGTTTTTATGGTAACGTTTTCAATTGGAGAATTAAATTCATCCAACAAAACACCTTTTACTCTAGCCGTTTGGCTAAAAACTAAAGCGCCAAAAAGTAACGCTATATATACAAATAACTTTTTCAAGAATGCTAAATTAAGGATTCATATAAAAATGAGATTCAAATGTAGTTGAATTTTGCAAATCATCGGTAACAATTACTTTAAAATCGTTGCGACCTTCTTTATATTTTTTATCTGCTAAATCATGCACTAACTTTCTTGTTTTATAATCGTATTCCATTAAAATCCACTCACCATTTAAATACGCGTTATAAGAATCTATTCCTGACATGTCATCTGAAATGGAAACACTCAATGTTTTCTGTTTGTTTAAATTCTTTCCTTCAACAAAATTAACATTGAAAATTCTTGGTGGAATTGAATCTTGTGCCAATTTAAAAGTCCCTAAACTTCTTGTTCTAATTGAAAAACGGTTGTCTTTTCTATAGGTTTTATTATAACTTAATCTTACGCCTTCAACAGAAGCAATAAACGTTTTTTTCATTTGTTCTTCGGTTAATCCTTCAACATCTGAAAAAGTTATCGTAATATTTTTATGAACTGGAACAGACTCATCATGTAAATATAAAACATTGTCTTTTACATCAAAATTGATTTTAAAATCATCGTAAAAAGCATTTTCAGGCACATAAACCGAAACATTATTCTTAGTATAATTATTTTCAATTTTAGATTTTAACAAATAAGGTGAAGAATTTTCCTCTTTTTTAAAAACCACTTCTGAAGTCCCGAATTCAATTGGTATAAACAAGTTGGTTTGATGTCCTTCAAAATCATACATCTCTACACGTAGAGTATAACTTGCTCCTGGTTGAGTGTTAATTATCCCTTGCTTTTTATTGTCTTTTAAAACAGATAACGGATAGTCTGAATTAAAAAATAATTTTTGATAACGTTGGCGTTGTTCCTGATACTTACCATAATCAATAAAATTATTAATGTAACGAGACTCATCAAAAGCAAACGTATTAAAATCATAACTAAAATAAAGAACCCCATTTAAAAAAGCTTTAACCTTATACAATCCATTTCTATTATATGGATTTGTACATTTATCCGAGGCATTAATTGCAAAACCAATTTTCCCATTTGCAATTACCTTAGTCGCTAAATAGCTACCGTCTTGTTGTTTATTAAATGACACCGAAATTGGTCGTTGTGATTTATTTACTACAGTGCTATCCATTGGGTAAACCATAACCCCATATAAATCAGGAGCGTGTTTATCTTTTACAAATTTTGTAAATCCGAAATGCAGAGGATTTACAATTTTTTCTGTAGCCGTTTCTCTGAATTCAAAATGTAAATGTGGACCTCCACTTCCTCCTGAATTTCCTGAAAACGCAATTATATCTCCTTGTTTAACAGGTAAATCGTTTGGCTTTGGAAACATTTCTATTTCATAGGATTTTTTATCATAATGATTCTTTTTAATATAATCTTCGATAGCTCCATTTGCACGTTGCAAATGTCCGTAAACTGTGGTATATCCATTAGGATGAGTAATATAAATTGCCTTTCCATAACCATAAGTAGATATTTTTATGCGTGAAATATATCCATCTGCAACTGCAAAAACATCTAATCCTTCACGTTTTTCAGTTTTAATATCAATTCCAGAATGAAAATGATTACTCCTCAACTCACCGAATGAACCCGATAAATCTAAATTTATAGCCAAAGGCGAAATAAAATCTTTCGGATAATCATTTTGAGCAAATGAGATATTAAAAATTAAAACTAAAAACAATAATCTTTTCATAGTTGAGCAAGTCTTTTGGCTAAAATAACAATATTTTAATAACAATTAAAGTGAAAACCTATTTGATTTTACAACTCATTAACTATCAAAATATTATAAAACATCTAACGGTTTTATCAAAATTTGTGAAAAAAAATTGTAATTATTAAAATGTAATGCTAAATTTGTAGGTAACGAAAATGGGTATTATCATTCATGAGTGATTTATCAAAATTAATTGATTCTCTTGAGGTTAAGTTCTTCAAAGTAAATCAGAAAATGATTCAACTGGAAAAGAAAAACACGGAATTAGAGGCTTTATTAGAAAAATCTACTGAGAAAAGCCAGCAGCAAGATTCTGAAATTTCAGCATTAAGAGAGCAGATAGAGCAACTGAAAATGGTAAACGCATTGTTAGGCAGTGACGAAAATAAAAGAGAAACGAAACTCAAGATAAATTCACTAATACGTGAAATTGATTATTGTATAGCACAACTTTCGGATTAAGAAAGACATGAGTGAAAAACTAAATATCAAAATATCTATAGCCGATAGAGTTTATCCACTAACCGTTGATAGCTCACAGGAAGAAGCCTTAAGAAGCGCTTCAAAAAAGATAGATAAAATGATACAACAGTTTGAACAAAGCTATGCTGTAAGAGACAAACAAGATGTATTA contains:
- a CDS encoding TonB-dependent receptor plug domain-containing protein produces the protein MKKLFVYIALLFGALVFSQTARVKGVLLDEFNSPIENVTIKTNQTGTVTDATGFYMIEVPANEEITISYTHVSFKKTVIKVNLKPNEDFEFNPVMSSKIEQIGEVIVTGNSKKRIEGVTSIDPVIIRKIPGANPGIENIIKTLPGVYSNNELSTSYAVRGGNYDENLVYVNEIEVYRPFLIRSGQQEGLSFTNTEMVQNVDFSAGGFQSKYGDKMSSVLDITYRNPKRFRAGLDASLLGGSLTVEGVSKNTKWSNITGFRYRDNSLLVNSQETESNFRPRFMDVQTLLNYNASTKWQWSFLGNISQNKYHYQPLSRQTNFGTVNEPIALLVVYDGQEKDEYLTMFGAIKSVYQYNEKNKLKFISSVYHTKEQEYYDILAQYRLGEVDANIGSDTFGDVVYTRGVGGQLTHARNDLDALIFNAEVKGFHELNKNTQVEWGLKYQHEDIRDRVVEWEVIDSAGFSLPNPLLDYVNDQPYNPYIGPLAPFFSSRGTNFTKVNRFQGYAQWNYRGEIGSSQYWLNAGVRAHSWQVQTQIENGKAQFAFSPRVQFAIKPDWEKDMLFRVSGGVYQQPPFYRELRDSSATVHPNVKAQKSYHFVVSNDYSFKMWSRPFKLVSEAYYKMMTDVNVYTIDNVRIRYKADNNAEAYAYGFDARLNGEFVPGTESWFSFGYLKTEENYNNKGNIARPTDQRLKFGLLFQDYMPNLPNVKVYLNLVYNTGLPGGSPSYADPYDYQFRLKDYRRADAGFLYVFKDESIKSSKNWLRSFSELSLGLEIFNLFNNQNAITNTWVRDVYTKSQYGIPNYMTTRVFNVKLVARL
- a CDS encoding M23 family metallopeptidase gives rise to the protein MKRLLFLVLIFNISFAQNDYPKDFISPLAINLDLSGSFGELRSNHFHSGIDIKTEKREGLDVFAVADGYISRIKISTYGYGKAIYITHPNGYTTVYGHLQRANGAIEDYIKKNHYDKKSYEIEMFPKPNDLPVKQGDIIAFSGNSGGSGGPHLHFEFRETATEKIVNPLHFGFTKFVKDKHAPDLYGVMVYPMDSTVVNKSQRPISVSFNKQQDGSYLATKVIANGKIGFAINASDKCTNPYNRNGLYKVKAFLNGVLYFSYDFNTFAFDESRYINNFIDYGKYQEQRQRYQKLFFNSDYPLSVLKDNKKQGIINTQPGASYTLRVEMYDFEGHQTNLFIPIEFGTSEVVFKKEENSSPYLLKSKIENNYTKNNVSVYVPENAFYDDFKINFDVKDNVLYLHDESVPVHKNITITFSDVEGLTEEQMKKTFIASVEGVRLSYNKTYRKDNRFSIRTRSLGTFKLAQDSIPPRIFNVNFVEGKNLNKQKTLSVSISDDMSGIDSYNAYLNGEWILMEYDYKTRKLVHDLADKKYKEGRNDFKVIVTDDLQNSTTFESHFYMNP
- a CDS encoding cell division protein ZapA, producing MSEKLNIKISIADRVYPLTVDSSQEEALRSASKKIDKMIQQFEQSYAVRDKQDVLAMCALQFASQTEQTKIDTSEDQTNAIKRLQSLDNKLSELLSK